The Suricata suricatta isolate VVHF042 chromosome 4, meerkat_22Aug2017_6uvM2_HiC, whole genome shotgun sequence genome includes a region encoding these proteins:
- the ATOH8 gene encoding protein atonal homolog 8, with the protein MKHIPVLEDGPWKTVCVKELNGLKKLKRKGKEPARRANGYKTFRLDLEAPEHGATATNGLRDRTQRLQPVAAPVPAPVAPAVPSGGGVDPAGERRGARAPEVSDARKRGFALGAVGPGLPTPPPPPPAPASQGPVSGGPEAQPFREPGLRPRILLCAPPARPTQSAPPAPPESSVRPAPPTRPGESSYSSISHVIYNNHQDSSASPRKRPSEATTAASEIKALQQTRRLLANARERTRVHTISAAFEALRKQVPCYSYGQKLSKLAILRIACNYILSLARLADLDYSADHSNLSFSECVQRCTRTLQAEGRAKKRKE; encoded by the exons ATGAAGCACATCCCAGTTCTCGAGGACGGGCCGTGGAAGACCGTGTGCGTGAAGGAGCTGAACGGCCTCAAGAAGCTCAAGCGGAAAGGCAAGGAGCCGGCGCGGCGCGCGAACGGCTATAAAACTTTCCGATTGGACTTGGAAGCGCCCGAGCACGGCGCCACCGCCACCAACGGGCTGCGCGACAGGACCCAGAGGCTGCAACCGGTCGCGGCCCCGGTGCCAGCCCCGGTGGCGCCGGCTGTTCCTTCAGGTGGGGGTGTGGACCCAGCCGGGGAGCGCCGGGGCGCTCGGGCGCCGGAGGTCTCGGACGCGCGGAAACGCGGCTTCGCCCTGGGCGCAGTGGGGCCGGGACTCCccacgccgccgccgccgccgccggctcCGGCGTCCCAGGGCCCGGTATCTGGGGGTCCCGAGGCGCAGCCTTTCCGGGAACCCGGCCTGCGTCCCCGCATCTTGCTGTGCGCACCGCCTGCACGACCCACGCAGTCGGCGCCCCCTGCGCCCCCGGAGTCTTCAGTGCGCCCGGCGCCCCCCACGCGCCCCGGGGAAAGTTCTTACTCGTCAATTTCACACGTAATTTACAATAACCACCAGGATTCCTCCGCGTCGCCTAGGAAACGGCCGAGCGAAGCGACCACTGCCGCCTCGGAGATCAAAGCCCTGCAGCAGACCCGGAGGCTCCTAGCGAACGCCAGGGAGCGGACGCGGGTGCACACGATCAGCGCAGCCTTCGAGGCGCTCAGGAAGCAG GTGCCGTGTTACTCATACGGGCAGAAGCTGTCCAAGCTGGCCATCCTGAGGATCGCCTGTAACTACATCCTGTCCCTGGCGCGGCTGGCCGACCTCGACTACAGTGCCGACCACAGCAACCTCAGCTTCTCCGAGTGTGTGCAGCGCTGCACCCGCACCCTGCAGGCCGAGGGCCGTGCCAAGAAGCGCAAG